The Flavobacterium psychrophilum genome includes a region encoding these proteins:
- a CDS encoding DNA-binding protein, with the protein MNKSELIDAIAADAGISKGAAKKALESFVTNVSGALNKGGRVSLVGFGSWSVSARAAREGRNPQTGKSISIAAKNVVKFKPGAELDGSVNTK; encoded by the coding sequence ATGAACAAATCAGAATTAATCGACGCAATCGCTGCAGATGCAGGAATCTCTAAAGGAGCAGCTAAAAAAGCATTAGAGTCTTTTGTAACTAACGTGAGTGGCGCGCTTAACAAAGGCGGAAGAGTATCTCTAGTAGGTTTCGGATCTTGGTCAGTATCTGCAAGAGCTGCAAGAGAAGGAAGAAACCCTCAAACTGGTAAATCTATCAGCATTGCTGCTAAGAATGTTGTAAAATTCAAACCGGGAGCTGAGCTTGACGGATCTGTAAACACTAAATAG
- a CDS encoding transposase — translation MSRKYKFGEKNGAYFISFAIVYWIDVFTRDEYFAAVIDSLKYCRKNKGMEIYGYCIMPSHIHLIFRSSLNDPSGLIRDFKGFTSRKVIKLITENPQESRKDWLLWMFKRAGQINSNVENMQFWQQNNQPIEIWSLSVFEQKLQYIHYNPVETGFVTNTIDWKYSSARNYGNDDSTILKIDMN, via the coding sequence ATGAGCAGAAAATACAAATTCGGAGAAAAAAATGGAGCCTACTTTATCAGTTTTGCTATTGTATATTGGATTGATGTTTTTACGAGAGATGAATATTTTGCTGCCGTAATAGATTCGTTAAAGTATTGTAGAAAAAACAAAGGGATGGAAATCTATGGGTACTGTATTATGCCCAGCCATATTCATTTGATATTTCGCTCTTCATTAAATGATCCGTCCGGTCTTATAAGAGATTTTAAAGGGTTTACGTCAAGAAAAGTAATTAAACTCATTACTGAAAATCCGCAGGAAAGTAGAAAAGATTGGTTGCTATGGATGTTTAAACGGGCAGGACAAATAAATAGTAATGTGGAAAATATGCAATTTTGGCAACAGAACAATCAGCCGATAGAAATCTGGTCGTTGAGTGTTTTTGAACAAAAACTACAATACATTCATTATAATCCGGTTGAAACAGGTTTTGTTACTAACACTATCGACTGGAAATATAGCAGTGCCAGAAACTACGGAAACGATGATAGTACAATTTTGAAAATTGATATGAATTAA
- a CDS encoding histidyl-tRNA synthase, which produces MAAKPGIPKGTRDFSPAEVAKRQYIMSAIKHHFETFGFQPIETPSFENSETLMGKYGEEGDRLIFKILNSGNFFFDKKTLELPESLDQLLVNSSETINKEQLIDLNKFTARISEKALRYDLTVPFARYVVQHQNDIEFPFKRYQIQPVWRADRPQKGRFREFFQCDADVVGSTSLWQEVELVQLYDNVFTALGLNGAVIKINNRKVLSGIAEVIGAKDKLIDFTVALDKLDKIGEDGVKKEMLEKGITEDAIYKVQPLFNFTGSINEKLEKLATLLASSEEGMKGVEELRFICDNVIEIGLGKSELDLDVTLARGLNYYTGAIFEVTAPKEVAMGSIGGGGRYDDLTGIFGLKNMSGVGISFGLDRIYLVLEELNLFPETVTEATKVLFINFGSKEALYAMKAIAALRSAGIKAELYPDAAKLQKQFTHADRRGIPFTVLCGDEEINSATYKIKNLASGEQESVSLDELIAKLS; this is translated from the coding sequence ATGGCAGCAAAACCAGGAATTCCAAAAGGTACAAGAGATTTTTCACCCGCAGAGGTGGCTAAACGTCAATATATTATGTCGGCGATAAAGCATCATTTCGAGACTTTTGGTTTTCAGCCTATCGAAACACCATCTTTCGAAAATTCGGAAACCCTTATGGGAAAATATGGAGAAGAAGGCGACAGGCTTATTTTTAAGATTTTGAATTCGGGCAATTTCTTCTTCGATAAAAAGACATTAGAACTGCCTGAATCATTAGATCAGTTACTTGTAAATTCTTCGGAAACCATCAATAAGGAACAGCTGATCGACCTGAATAAATTCACAGCAAGAATATCAGAAAAAGCACTGCGTTACGATCTTACGGTTCCGTTTGCACGTTACGTGGTACAACACCAGAACGATATAGAGTTTCCGTTTAAGCGTTACCAGATACAGCCGGTCTGGAGGGCAGACCGTCCGCAGAAAGGCCGTTTCAGAGAGTTCTTTCAGTGCGATGCCGATGTGGTAGGTTCAACATCGCTATGGCAGGAAGTAGAGCTTGTGCAGCTTTACGACAATGTATTTACAGCACTTGGGCTTAACGGCGCAGTGATAAAAATAAACAATAGAAAAGTACTTAGCGGTATTGCTGAGGTTATCGGTGCAAAAGACAAGCTTATCGACTTTACGGTGGCTTTAGACAAGCTCGACAAAATAGGCGAGGACGGCGTGAAAAAGGAAATGCTTGAAAAAGGCATTACCGAAGATGCTATCTATAAGGTACAGCCGTTGTTCAACTTTACAGGGTCTATCAACGAGAAACTGGAAAAGTTAGCTACCCTGCTTGCTTCTTCGGAAGAAGGCATGAAAGGGGTAGAGGAGCTGCGTTTTATCTGCGATAATGTAATTGAAATTGGACTGGGTAAATCGGAACTTGATCTTGATGTTACCCTGGCACGCGGACTGAATTATTACACCGGAGCTATATTTGAAGTTACTGCCCCTAAAGAGGTGGCAATGGGTTCTATTGGCGGTGGTGGCCGTTATGACGACCTTACAGGTATATTCGGACTTAAAAATATGAGTGGTGTGGGTATTTCTTTCGGATTGGACAGGATTTATCTTGTACTGGAAGAACTAAACCTTTTCCCTGAAACGGTTACCGAAGCCACTAAAGTGTTGTTCATCAACTTCGGGAGTAAAGAGGCATTGTATGCAATGAAAGCTATTGCTGCATTGCGTTCAGCTGGTATTAAAGCCGAATTATACCCCGATGCTGCTAAGCTACAAAAACAGTTTACCCATGCCGACAGGCGAGGTATTCCGTTTACGGTGTTGTGTGGCGATGAAGAGATTAATTCTGCTACCTATAAAATTAAAAACCTTGCTTCAGGCGAACAGGAAAGTGTTAGCCTTGACGAGTTGATCGCTAAATTGTCGTAA
- a CDS encoding aminotransferase class IV, whose product MINYNGALVAESNISIHENRAFLYGDSIFETLRVLDGKVLFLEDHYFRLMASLRIVRMEIPMAFTMEYVEEQVMLLVNSLPAAPAYRVRISVFRKPGGFYLPINNDVEFIVTAEALTQPLYTITDGAYEVDLFRDFYVTKQLLSTLKSTNKMVQITGSVYARENDLQNCLLLNDEKNVVEALQGNLFMLTGNKLVTPPVADGCLNGIMRKQILELAKKIENLEVSEVSISPFDLQKADELFITNVIKGIQPITKYRKKEFVATLASDLVKRLNAKIRFS is encoded by the coding sequence ATGATCAACTACAACGGTGCGCTTGTTGCCGAATCTAATATATCCATTCACGAAAACAGGGCTTTTCTGTATGGCGACTCTATTTTTGAAACCTTAAGGGTGCTTGATGGTAAGGTGCTTTTTCTGGAAGACCATTATTTCAGGCTTATGGCATCCCTGCGTATTGTAAGGATGGAGATTCCTATGGCTTTCACAATGGAGTATGTGGAAGAACAGGTTATGCTGCTCGTAAACTCCCTGCCTGCTGCTCCTGCCTATAGGGTAAGGATATCGGTATTCAGGAAACCCGGCGGTTTTTACCTGCCAATAAACAACGACGTTGAGTTTATTGTAACTGCCGAAGCCTTAACGCAACCATTGTATACAATTACAGATGGTGCGTATGAGGTAGATCTGTTCCGTGATTTTTATGTTACCAAGCAGTTGCTTTCTACCCTGAAAAGCACCAACAAGATGGTACAGATTACAGGAAGCGTGTATGCGCGCGAAAATGACCTGCAAAACTGCCTGCTGCTTAACGATGAGAAGAATGTAGTTGAAGCCCTTCAGGGGAATTTATTTATGCTTACAGGTAACAAGCTTGTTACTCCTCCGGTTGCCGATGGCTGCCTTAACGGAATTATGCGTAAACAAATACTGGAACTGGCTAAGAAAATTGAAAACCTTGAAGTATCAGAGGTTTCCATATCGCCGTTTGACCTGCAAAAGGCCGATGAGTTGTTTATTACAAACGTAATAAAAGGCATTCAGCCCATAACCAAATACCGTAAGAAGGAGTTTGTAGCCACCCTGGCATCTGATCTTGTAAAAAGGCTTAATGCCAAAATACGTTTTAGCTAA
- a CDS encoding 30S ribosomal protein S15 — protein MDFKEAIERSHTIREAYHKLELEHHGSKWSVEEDALAFLTDAGLVGRLAMSQQGRWPKANTAPELEHKLGECIWWLMVLAERMDISIEQAFENFISKTEKLVTK, from the coding sequence ATGGATTTTAAAGAAGCTATAGAACGATCTCATACAATAAGGGAAGCCTATCATAAATTAGAACTGGAACATCACGGCAGCAAATGGTCTGTGGAAGAAGATGCCCTTGCATTTTTAACCGATGCCGGACTCGTGGGCAGGCTTGCCATGTCGCAACAGGGACGGTGGCCTAAAGCCAATACGGCCCCCGAATTGGAACATAAGCTGGGCGAATGCATCTGGTGGCTGATGGTGCTTGCCGAAAGAATGGACATTAGCATAGAACAGGCTTTTGAAAATTTTATTTCGAAAACCGAAAAACTGGTTACAAAATAA
- a CDS encoding protein-(glutamine-N5) methyltransferase, which produces MKLREYRTYFIEKLTPLYDSMEAESFFAITLEELKGWRRSDLAINPDAELSGEEIEKWNAVVTQLETQKPIQYIFGKAHFYGLEFDVNENTLIPRPETEELVEWIIGDSQYMGQINLLDIGTGSGCIAVSLAKNLTDASVSAIDVSEGALSTAKRNAEHNDAKVNFILQDILAAETLPQTYDVIVSNPPYVRNLEKEEIKENVLQYEPHLALFVDDNDALIFYRKIALLAKTHLSANGRLYFEINQYLGPETVQMLENFGFTNVVLKKDIYGNDRMVGASLQ; this is translated from the coding sequence ATGAAATTAAGAGAATACCGTACATACTTTATAGAAAAGCTGACTCCGCTGTACGACAGCATGGAGGCTGAGAGTTTTTTTGCCATTACCCTGGAAGAACTGAAAGGGTGGAGGCGGTCAGACCTTGCCATTAATCCTGATGCCGAACTTAGCGGTGAAGAAATCGAAAAGTGGAATGCCGTTGTTACCCAACTGGAAACCCAAAAACCAATTCAGTATATCTTTGGTAAAGCCCACTTTTATGGACTCGAGTTTGATGTGAACGAAAACACTCTTATTCCGCGTCCTGAAACCGAAGAGCTTGTAGAATGGATCATCGGCGACAGCCAGTATATGGGTCAGATTAATCTATTAGACATTGGCACAGGCTCCGGATGCATTGCTGTTTCACTGGCAAAGAACCTCACAGATGCATCGGTATCGGCTATAGATGTTTCCGAAGGCGCACTGTCAACAGCCAAACGCAATGCAGAACACAATGACGCAAAGGTGAACTTTATCCTTCAGGATATACTGGCAGCAGAAACACTTCCGCAGACTTATGATGTTATTGTGTCGAATCCGCCCTATGTGCGAAACCTTGAGAAAGAAGAAATTAAAGAAAACGTACTGCAATACGAACCGCATCTGGCACTGTTTGTAGACGATAATGATGCACTAATTTTCTACCGTAAAATAGCATTGCTCGCAAAAACTCACCTTTCGGCAAACGGAAGACTGTACTTTGAGATCAACCAGTACCTCGGACCCGAAACGGTACAAATGCTCGAAAATTTTGGATTTACCAACGTTGTCCTTAAAAAGGATATATACGGTAATGATAGGATGGTAGGTGCGAGTCTACAGTGA
- a CDS encoding ATP-dependent DNA helicase RecQ, giving the protein MQQALEILKKYWQHDTFREPQDKIIQQVLEGKDTFALMPTGGGKSVCFQVPAMIKEGLCIVISPLVALMKDQVANLAKRDIKAIALTGGISTDELSNLLDNCKFGGYKFLYLSPERLQADWVIERIKELPINLVAVDEAHCVSQWGHDFRPAYLKIAALKKHLPLVPFLALTASATQRVQDDIVTQLALDKPVVFKKSFARENLAYMVFETEDKLHRIQQILTKNPEPSIIYVRNRKSCHDVSAQLNSLGYKATFYHGGLKEKEKETNMQAWMTEKAQVIIATNAFGMGIDKPNVKTVIHIQLPENLENYYQEAGRAGRNGVKSFGVLLVNPSDVNIGKQQFLEVLPDRKFLKEIYSRLNSFLQIAYGEGIDETFPFNFNSFCQQYKLPAAKTYNALQFLDRQGVLTLSQQFTEKVVMQFIIDSKEIMRYISLNPADEEMMLAILRNYPGIFDMETSLNAGLITRKAKVSEEQLTNLLERLAQKDIITYRSSGNDSSITFNEVREDEHTINRIAKFLENQNEIKTKQFDAIIGYVTTTNRCKSLIILDYFDEEESTDCGICSYCITKNRKPASLLDSANAILGLLKADALNSKELEQQLDLTPEETVFALQILLENQRVTIDTNNKYTLK; this is encoded by the coding sequence ATGCAGCAGGCACTGGAAATCCTAAAAAAATACTGGCAGCACGATACCTTTAGAGAACCTCAGGATAAGATAATCCAACAGGTACTTGAGGGTAAAGATACTTTTGCCCTAATGCCAACTGGCGGCGGCAAGTCGGTTTGCTTTCAGGTGCCCGCCATGATAAAAGAAGGCTTATGCATTGTAATATCGCCATTGGTTGCACTTATGAAAGACCAGGTTGCCAATCTTGCCAAACGCGACATTAAAGCTATTGCCCTTACCGGAGGCATTAGTACCGATGAACTAAGCAACCTGCTGGACAACTGTAAATTTGGCGGCTACAAGTTTTTATACCTTTCTCCCGAAAGGCTCCAGGCCGATTGGGTTATTGAGCGTATAAAAGAACTTCCCATAAACCTTGTTGCTGTAGATGAAGCACACTGTGTGTCGCAATGGGGACATGATTTTCGTCCCGCATACCTTAAGATCGCCGCTTTAAAAAAGCACCTGCCCCTTGTTCCGTTCCTTGCATTAACAGCATCGGCAACACAAAGGGTACAGGATGATATTGTTACACAGCTTGCGCTGGATAAACCTGTAGTATTTAAAAAGTCGTTCGCACGCGAAAATCTCGCGTATATGGTTTTTGAAACAGAAGACAAACTGCACCGCATTCAGCAGATACTTACTAAAAATCCGGAGCCTTCTATTATATACGTCCGCAACCGTAAGTCGTGCCATGATGTATCTGCCCAGTTAAATTCTTTGGGATATAAAGCAACATTCTATCACGGCGGACTGAAAGAAAAAGAGAAAGAAACCAACATGCAGGCATGGATGACCGAAAAAGCACAGGTAATTATTGCCACCAATGCATTTGGTATGGGTATAGACAAACCCAACGTAAAAACGGTGATCCATATTCAGCTGCCCGAAAATTTAGAAAACTATTACCAGGAGGCTGGACGCGCAGGACGTAATGGGGTAAAATCGTTTGGGGTACTGCTTGTAAATCCTTCAGACGTAAACATTGGCAAACAGCAGTTTCTTGAGGTGCTTCCCGACAGGAAATTCTTAAAAGAAATATACAGCAGGCTTAACAGCTTTTTGCAGATAGCCTATGGCGAAGGTATAGACGAAACCTTTCCGTTTAACTTTAATAGTTTCTGCCAGCAATACAAACTTCCGGCAGCAAAAACATACAACGCCCTTCAGTTTTTAGACAGGCAGGGAGTGCTTACACTTTCGCAGCAATTTACAGAGAAAGTGGTTATGCAGTTTATAATAGACAGCAAAGAGATTATGCGCTACATAAGCCTTAATCCGGCAGATGAAGAAATGATGCTGGCGATACTGCGCAACTATCCGGGGATCTTTGATATGGAAACATCGCTTAACGCAGGCCTTATCACCCGCAAGGCAAAAGTATCCGAAGAACAGCTTACCAACTTACTGGAACGCCTTGCCCAAAAAGATATTATTACTTACCGCAGCAGCGGAAACGACAGCAGCATTACATTCAACGAAGTTCGGGAAGATGAGCATACTATAAACCGTATTGCTAAGTTCCTTGAAAATCAAAACGAGATAAAAACTAAGCAGTTTGATGCCATAATTGGATATGTAACTACCACAAACAGATGCAAAAGCCTTATTATTCTTGATTATTTTGATGAGGAAGAAAGTACAGACTGTGGCATATGCTCTTATTGCATTACAAAAAACCGTAAACCTGCCAGCCTTTTGGATTCGGCGAATGCCATATTAGGATTATTAAAGGCTGATGCCTTAAATTCTAAAGAATTGGAACAGCAGCTTGACCTTACTCCGGAAGAAACCGTATTTGCGCTGCAAATTCTGCTGGAAAACCAAAGGGTTACAATAGACACGAACAACAAATACACACTGAAATAA
- a CDS encoding acetyltransferase, producing MMSIIIRKIEQKDNADMAALIRSVLIEHNVPKVGTAYADASLDSMFEAYSTEHSAYFVVDKEGVLIGGAGIAPLENGPAHISELQKMYFLPEARGTGTGTRMMETCLAFAKAEGFTHCYLETMPYMEAAQKLYRKSGFEYLDAPMGDTGHNSCPVWMLAELVVG from the coding sequence ATAATGAGCATCATTATCCGAAAAATTGAACAAAAAGACAATGCCGATATGGCAGCTTTAATACGCAGTGTGCTTATAGAACACAACGTTCCAAAAGTGGGTACGGCATACGCTGATGCTTCGCTGGATAGTATGTTCGAAGCTTATTCGACAGAACACTCGGCTTATTTTGTGGTAGATAAAGAGGGAGTGCTGATAGGTGGTGCAGGTATCGCTCCGTTAGAGAATGGCCCGGCACACATAAGCGAATTGCAAAAGATGTACTTTTTGCCCGAAGCACGTGGCACAGGCACCGGAACCAGAATGATGGAAACCTGCCTTGCATTTGCCAAAGCAGAAGGATTCACCCACTGCTACCTCGAAACTATGCCGTATATGGAAGCCGCCCAAAAGCTGTACCGCAAAAGCGGATTTGAATATCTCGACGCTCCAATGGGTGACACTGGCCATAACTCCTGCCCTGTGTGGATGTTAGCGGAACTGGTTGTCGGTTGA
- a CDS encoding transcriptional regulator, with amino-acid sequence MISLRPKKGHLLIAEPSTIGDLSFNRSVILLADHNDEGSIGFIMNKPLGYTIHDLIPEIRGNFKIFNGGPVEQDNLYFIHNVPELIPDSIEISNGIYWGGDFESTKDLINQGLIKKNNIRFFLGYTGWEAHQLDDELEENSWIVTQNGYDNKIIGKSSASFWKEKIMELGGEYLIWSNAPENPTLN; translated from the coding sequence ATGATTTCACTTAGACCTAAAAAAGGACACCTGCTGATAGCAGAACCTTCCACAATCGGAGATCTTTCTTTTAACAGATCGGTAATACTTCTTGCCGATCATAATGACGAGGGGTCTATTGGATTTATCATGAACAAACCGTTAGGCTACACCATCCATGATCTTATCCCGGAGATTAGGGGAAATTTCAAGATCTTTAATGGTGGGCCGGTAGAGCAGGATAATTTATACTTTATCCACAATGTACCGGAGCTGATACCGGACAGCATTGAAATATCCAATGGAATATACTGGGGTGGCGACTTTGAGTCTACCAAAGACCTGATAAACCAGGGGCTTATTAAAAAGAACAACATACGTTTCTTTTTAGGCTATACCGGATGGGAGGCACACCAACTTGATGATGAACTGGAAGAAAACTCATGGATCGTAACCCAGAATGGCTATGACAATAAGATCATAGGCAAATCCAGCGCTTCGTTCTGGAAAGAAAAGATAATGGAACTTGGCGGCGAATACCTTATATGGTCTAACGCGCCGGAGAATCCTACTCTAAATTAG
- a CDS encoding NUDIX hydrolase: MKQSAGILLYRNTANETEFFLVHPGGPFFAKKHEGWWTIPKGELLPDEAPLDCAVREFEEETGYTPSAPFTELEPITQKGGKKVMAWAAQGNLNADTITCNTFTIEWPPRSGKQKEFPEVDKAGWFTLSDAKVLINERQVSFLEQVANL, from the coding sequence ATGAAACAAAGTGCAGGCATATTGCTGTACCGAAACACAGCTAATGAAACCGAATTTTTCCTCGTCCATCCGGGAGGGCCGTTCTTTGCCAAAAAACACGAGGGCTGGTGGACAATACCCAAAGGCGAATTACTGCCCGATGAAGCCCCGCTAGATTGTGCAGTGCGTGAATTTGAGGAAGAAACAGGCTACACGCCATCTGCCCCATTTACAGAACTGGAACCCATAACCCAAAAAGGCGGAAAGAAAGTAATGGCGTGGGCTGCCCAAGGTAACCTCAACGCCGATACCATAACCTGTAACACGTTTACGATAGAGTGGCCGCCGAGATCGGGAAAGCAAAAAGAATTTCCCGAAGTAGATAAGGCCGGATGGTTTACATTATCAGATGCCAAAGTGCTGATTAATGAAAGGCAGGTTTCCTTTTTAGAACAAGTTGCAAACTTATAA
- a CDS encoding endonuclease encodes MLKTLGTHNYYVYILTNKIKNVLYVGFTNSLPERLQYHQNPEANSKAFTAKYKCCYLVYFEHYQDAETGIDRETQLKKWSRAKKDALISNFNPEWRFLNDEI; translated from the coding sequence ATGCTAAAAACATTAGGGACACATAATTATTACGTATATATACTTACAAATAAAATTAAGAATGTGTTGTATGTGGGTTTTACCAATAGCCTTCCGGAAAGACTGCAATACCATCAAAACCCGGAAGCTAATTCCAAAGCATTTACCGCAAAATATAAATGTTGTTATCTGGTTTATTTTGAGCACTATCAAGATGCCGAAACTGGTATCGACAGAGAGACACAATTAAAAAAGTGGAGCCGTGCAAAAAAAGACGCCCTAATTTCTAATTTTAATCCAGAATGGCGTTTTTTGAATGATGAAATTTGA
- a CDS encoding methionyl-tRNA formyltransferase → MERLRIVFMGTPEFAVGILDTIYQHNYDIVGVITAADKPAGRGQQIKYSAVKEYALEKGLRLLQPTNLKDEVFLEELKSLNANLQVVVAFRMLPEAVWKMPSLGTFNLHASLLPQYRGAAPINWAVINGETTTGVTTFFIDDKIDTGAMILKASLEIGQNENAGQLHDRLMDLGKDTVVKTLTLIENGSAETTIQPNDDDVKTAYKLNRENCKIDWTKPGNEIHNLIRGLSPYPAAWCFFKDNGQEWNVKIYETAFTEETHDKPAGTILADKKEISVAVTDGYIKILALQFPGKKKMTAKEFLNGMTFSGEATAS, encoded by the coding sequence ATGGAACGCTTACGAATTGTATTTATGGGTACCCCCGAATTTGCCGTGGGAATACTTGACACGATATACCAGCACAACTATGATATTGTTGGAGTTATTACTGCTGCCGACAAACCCGCAGGCCGCGGACAACAAATAAAATATTCGGCGGTAAAAGAGTACGCCCTTGAAAAAGGACTGCGCCTTTTACAGCCCACCAACCTTAAAGATGAAGTTTTTCTGGAAGAACTGAAAAGCCTTAATGCAAACCTCCAGGTTGTAGTAGCGTTCAGGATGCTACCGGAAGCCGTATGGAAAATGCCGTCGCTGGGTACTTTTAACCTGCACGCATCGCTATTACCACAGTATCGTGGTGCAGCACCTATCAACTGGGCGGTTATTAACGGCGAAACCACAACCGGCGTTACTACCTTTTTTATAGACGATAAGATTGACACCGGAGCGATGATCCTAAAAGCATCGCTTGAAATTGGCCAAAACGAAAATGCAGGCCAGCTTCATGACCGACTGATGGATCTTGGTAAAGACACCGTTGTAAAAACACTAACGCTTATTGAGAACGGCAGCGCCGAAACTACAATTCAGCCGAATGACGATGATGTTAAGACTGCATACAAGCTAAACCGCGAAAACTGCAAGATCGACTGGACAAAACCCGGTAACGAAATTCATAACCTTATACGCGGGCTTAGCCCCTACCCTGCCGCATGGTGTTTTTTTAAAGACAACGGACAGGAATGGAACGTAAAAATATACGAGACAGCCTTTACCGAAGAAACACACGATAAACCTGCCGGAACGATACTTGCCGACAAAAAAGAAATAAGTGTTGCCGTTACAGACGGTTATATAAAAATACTGGCTTTACAGTTTCCGGGTAAGAAAAAAATGACAGCGAAAGAATTCCTTAACGGAATGACATTCTCGGGCGAAGCGACAGCCTCGTAA
- a CDS encoding ABC transporter permease: MFSLFRENTKIAIDSIRSQMLRTILTVFIIGIGIFALVGILAAVAVLESTVTSNFASMGTNTFSISRYDNSAQLRRNSADVKVNPIISYPQATAFQSKYNFPSATTSLSFTAASNAEVKHEGKKTDPEITIVGADQYFLPNSGLEVTEGRNFNNFDISNNNYVCIVGSDFTKGLLKDMNPLDKVISVRGARFKVIGVLKEKGSTFGNRQDLRLIVPIQVARSLFTAPNIDYEVKVMIGNHDMLNSAVDEAILAMRRVRKLNPVEDSNFGIERSDELLKQLLSETQTLNIAAWVIGIITVFGSTIALMNIMLVSVTERTREIGVRKSLGAKKNTIALQFFTETLLISLLGGIVGILLGILVVALPVSIILKTSFVMPWMAVFAAFTTVFIVTIVSGLYPAVKAAALDPVEALRYE, translated from the coding sequence ATGTTTAGCCTGTTCAGGGAAAATACAAAGATAGCAATTGATTCGATCAGGAGCCAAATGCTACGAACCATTTTAACGGTATTTATTATTGGCATTGGAATTTTTGCCCTTGTGGGAATACTCGCTGCTGTTGCCGTGCTGGAAAGCACCGTAACCAGCAACTTTGCCTCTATGGGTACCAACACATTCTCTATTAGCCGTTACGACAATTCGGCACAGCTACGCCGCAACAGTGCCGATGTTAAGGTAAATCCTATCATCAGCTATCCGCAGGCCACCGCATTCCAGTCCAAATACAACTTCCCGTCGGCTACAACTTCGCTGTCATTTACCGCTGCAAGCAATGCCGAGGTAAAACACGAAGGCAAAAAGACCGATCCCGAAATTACTATTGTGGGTGCCGACCAGTATTTCCTTCCCAATTCGGGACTCGAAGTTACAGAGGGACGAAACTTTAATAATTTCGACATCAGCAATAATAACTATGTGTGTATTGTTGGGTCTGACTTTACAAAAGGGTTACTGAAAGACATGAATCCGCTTGACAAGGTTATCTCGGTTCGCGGTGCGCGTTTTAAGGTTATCGGCGTACTGAAAGAAAAGGGGTCTACCTTTGGCAACAGGCAGGATTTACGACTTATCGTCCCTATTCAGGTAGCGCGTTCGCTGTTTACAGCTCCGAATATTGATTATGAAGTAAAGGTAATGATAGGCAACCACGACATGCTTAACTCCGCCGTAGACGAAGCCATACTTGCCATGCGCCGCGTGCGTAAGCTAAACCCTGTTGAAGACAGTAACTTCGGCATAGAACGCAGTGACGAGCTTTTAAAACAGCTATTATCCGAAACACAAACGCTTAACATAGCCGCCTGGGTTATTGGTATTATCACTGTTTTCGGCTCTACTATAGCCTTAATGAATATCATGCTGGTATCTGTTACCGAGCGTACCCGCGAAATTGGTGTACGTAAATCGCTTGGCGCTAAAAAGAATACTATAGCACTTCAGTTCTTCACCGAAACACTTTTAATAAGCCTTTTAGGTGGAATTGTTGGTATACTGCTTGGTATACTGGTAGTTGCATTGCCGGTATCCATTATTCTAAAAACCAGCTTTGTAATGCCATGGATGGCTGTTTTTGCCGCTTTTACTACTGTATTTATCGTTACCATCGTTTCAGGATTATACCCTGCAGTTAAAGCCGCCGCGCTTGACCCTGTGGAGGCACTGAGATATGAGTAG